In Psychrilyobacter piezotolerans, one genomic interval encodes:
- the rplN gene encoding 50S ribosomal protein L14: protein MVQQQTVLNVADNSGAKKIMVIRVLGGSVRRFGTIGDIVVASVKEANPGGNVKKGDVIKAVVVRTKKEIRRQDGSYIKFDDNAAVVINDKKEPRGTRIFGPVARELRAKDFMRIVSLAPEVL, encoded by the coding sequence ATGGTACAACAACAAACTGTCCTTAATGTTGCTGATAACTCAGGTGCTAAAAAAATAATGGTAATCAGAGTTTTAGGTGGATCTGTAAGAAGATTCGGAACTATCGGTGACATAGTTGTAGCTTCAGTTAAAGAAGCGAATCCTGGCGGAAACGTTAAAAAGGGAGACGTAATCAAAGCTGTAGTAGTTAGAACTAAAAAGGAAATAAGAAGACAAGACGGATCATATATCAAATTTGATGACAACGCAGCAGTTGTAATCAACGACAAAAAAGAGCCAAGAGGAACAAGAATATTTGGACCTGTTGCTAGAGAATTAAGAGCAAAAGACTTTATGAGAATAGTTTCTTTAGCTCCTGAAGTATTATAA
- the rpsQ gene encoding 30S ribosomal protein S17: protein MRNERKVREGIVVSDKMDKTIVVMEETTKLHSLYKKRMKRTNKFKAHDENNIAKTGDKVRIMETKPLSKDKRWRLVEVIVKAK, encoded by the coding sequence TTGAGAAACGAAAGAAAAGTTAGAGAAGGAATCGTTGTTTCGGACAAGATGGATAAAACTATCGTTGTTATGGAAGAAACTACGAAATTACACTCTTTATATAAAAAAAGAATGAAAAGAACTAACAAATTTAAGGCTCATGACGAAAACAACATCGCTAAAACTGGCGATAAAGTAAGAATCATGGAAACTAAGCCATTATCTAAAGATAAGAGATGGAGATTAGTTGAAGTAATAGTAAAAGCTAAGTAA